A region from the Rheinheimera mangrovi genome encodes:
- a CDS encoding tetratricopeptide repeat-containing sulfotransferase family protein: MTSTLPTALSKQHQQALQLIQQRRFKEAHACLVQLLEHQPDHADSYFLLGVINLDYGQVQKSIRLMEKAVSLHAKDEYLAHLAKGYSLIGDLNKAKAIAESLPADQIQQALTLDTLGVALSRVGLHQLALSYFQRATQLQTNKAPYFYNLGVSLKFTGDFAAAKAAFEQALQLEPAFYQAHYAMSDLAMTTDPQARINQLSEVKSSVRSADAMLHIGHALAKEYEAIHNYPAAMAELHQAKQVKSQSLNYQPEDDRALFDAAVQHASKPVHKAAGCQSREPIFILGMPRSGTTLVERILTSHSEVLSAGELQDFGLAVKELTATSSEKVLDPATLNAAYALDFNALGERYLQRSRVVTGSKAHFIDKLPFNFFYIDLIRRALPNAKIICMMRHPVDTCLGNYRALFSLGSPYYRYAFQLKHIAAFYASFHRLAMFWQQQKLANFRLQSYEDLVQDPKQQITELLEFCGLSWQEACLHSEQNQAPVSTASKVQVRQPINTNSVGRWQKYQPLLDPLLQQLRAEGLEC, translated from the coding sequence ATGACTTCAACGCTCCCGACCGCTTTGTCCAAACAACACCAGCAGGCCTTGCAGCTTATCCAACAAAGGCGCTTTAAAGAGGCGCATGCCTGTCTTGTTCAGTTGCTCGAACATCAGCCGGACCACGCAGACAGCTATTTTTTATTGGGTGTAATTAACCTTGACTATGGTCAGGTGCAAAAGTCCATCCGGTTAATGGAAAAGGCGGTTAGCCTGCATGCAAAAGATGAATATCTGGCGCATCTGGCCAAAGGCTACAGCCTGATAGGCGACTTAAATAAAGCCAAAGCCATAGCAGAGTCTTTACCTGCAGACCAGATCCAACAGGCTTTAACTTTAGATACCTTGGGGGTGGCCTTAAGCCGGGTTGGTTTACACCAACTGGCCTTAAGTTACTTTCAACGGGCGACACAGCTTCAAACCAACAAAGCCCCCTATTTTTACAACCTTGGCGTATCCCTGAAATTTACCGGCGATTTTGCAGCCGCCAAAGCAGCTTTTGAGCAGGCATTGCAATTGGAACCTGCTTTTTATCAGGCGCACTATGCGATGAGTGATCTGGCCATGACCACGGATCCTCAAGCCAGGATCAACCAACTTTCAGAAGTAAAAAGCAGTGTCCGATCCGCCGATGCAATGCTGCATATAGGCCATGCGCTGGCCAAAGAATACGAAGCCATCCACAACTACCCAGCCGCTATGGCCGAACTGCATCAGGCGAAACAAGTGAAATCTCAAAGCCTGAACTATCAACCTGAAGATGACCGGGCTTTGTTTGATGCTGCGGTACAACATGCCAGCAAACCAGTGCATAAGGCTGCTGGCTGTCAAAGCCGTGAACCCATCTTTATTCTGGGTATGCCGCGTTCAGGCACCACCTTAGTGGAACGAATTTTAACCAGCCATAGCGAGGTGTTATCCGCAGGCGAGTTGCAGGACTTTGGTTTAGCGGTAAAAGAGCTGACTGCAACAAGCAGCGAGAAAGTACTGGATCCGGCAACCTTAAATGCAGCTTATGCTTTGGATTTTAATGCCTTAGGGGAACGTTATCTGCAGCGCAGCAGAGTGGTTACCGGCAGCAAAGCCCATTTTATCGACAAATTACCCTTTAACTTTTTTTATATAGACCTGATACGCCGCGCTTTACCGAATGCCAAAATCATCTGCATGATGCGTCATCCGGTGGACACTTGCCTTGGTAACTACAGAGCGCTGTTTTCCCTTGGCAGTCCTTATTACCGTTATGCCTTTCAGCTCAAACACATCGCAGCTTTTTATGCCAGTTTTCACCGACTGGCTATGTTCTGGCAACAGCAAAAGCTGGCCAATTTCCGGCTGCAAAGTTATGAAGATCTGGTGCAGGATCCTAAACAACAGATCACTGAATTACTTGAGTTTTGTGGTTTGAGCTGGCAAGAAGCCTGTCTGCACAGCGAACAGAATCAGGCCCCTGTATCGACTGCATCTAAAGTACAGGTGCGCCAGCCTATCAATACCAATTCAGTTGGCCGCTGGCAAAAATACCAGCCCTTACTTGACCCTTTGCTGCAGCAACTCAGGGCTGAAGGGTTGGAGTGCTGA
- a CDS encoding sensor domain-containing diguanylate cyclase, which translates to MAFSLAATTLSNTSIKEQSPAEQSLRDIIQLASYICDAPVAMVTQADDSELNLIVKLGFEGNSVLRKESFCGHAMEVPDAVMVIPDTTLDSRFRTHPMVTQGPEYRFYAGSPLVDPEGYVIGTICVFDYQPKQLNQRQIDSLQALSRQVIAMLELKKLSEQLHQTSMTDALTGVNNRRAFDQRFEAEFARWQRTGQPFTLALIDVDHFKSFNDSFGHAAGDQALAEVAKLFARHCRNYDFFARYGGEEFVLLLPGTDRVAAYKTLEKLRLAQWPIMNGHCASSLSV; encoded by the coding sequence ATGGCTTTTAGTTTAGCTGCAACAACCTTAAGCAATACCTCAATCAAAGAACAAAGCCCAGCCGAACAAAGTCTGCGGGATATCATCCAGTTGGCCAGCTACATTTGTGACGCTCCAGTGGCCATGGTTACACAGGCGGATGATTCAGAGCTGAATTTAATCGTTAAGCTTGGGTTTGAAGGAAATTCTGTTCTGCGTAAAGAGTCATTTTGTGGCCACGCCATGGAAGTACCTGATGCAGTGATGGTGATACCTGACACCACCTTAGACAGCAGGTTCAGAACTCACCCTATGGTGACTCAAGGTCCGGAATACAGATTCTATGCCGGCTCACCTTTGGTTGATCCCGAAGGCTATGTCATAGGTACTATTTGCGTATTCGATTATCAGCCTAAGCAATTGAACCAGAGACAAATTGATTCTTTGCAGGCACTTTCCAGACAAGTTATCGCCATGCTGGAACTAAAAAAACTCAGCGAACAATTACACCAGACCAGCATGACTGATGCGTTGACCGGGGTAAATAACAGGAGAGCTTTTGATCAACGATTTGAAGCTGAATTTGCCCGCTGGCAAAGAACAGGTCAGCCTTTTACGCTGGCACTGATAGACGTTGATCATTTTAAAAGCTTTAACGACAGTTTTGGCCATGCTGCAGGCGATCAGGCCCTTGCCGAAGTCGCTAAACTGTTCGCACGCCACTGCAGAAATTATGATTTTTTTGCCCGTTATGGCGGCGAAGAATTTGTGTTGCTTTTACCCGGCACTGACAGAGTTGCTGCTTACAAAACTCTGGAGAAATTGCGACTGGCGCAGTGGCCAATCATGAATGGCCACTGCGCCAGCTCACTGTCAGTATAG
- a CDS encoding diguanylate cyclase domain-containing protein, protein MANHEWPLRQLTVSIGLASAEKFSDKKQLIEAADQVLYKAKAQGRNQTGVFSDS, encoded by the coding sequence GTGGCCAATCATGAATGGCCACTGCGCCAGCTCACTGTCAGTATAGGTTTGGCCAGCGCTGAAAAATTCAGTGATAAAAAACAATTGATCGAAGCGGCAGATCAGGTGCTTTACAAAGCTAAAGCTCAGGGCCGTAATCAAACAGGAGTATTCTCAGATAGCTAA
- a CDS encoding DUF4826 family protein: MDLDEAEDWAWCDAQFAAIEAYVKEQNIPHGVICDWPEWYAAPYVGLWAVEDPADPGFVGHWILAGDSTGAQPQPVAFDYLSAEDAAEPREALAAFAKKWAALAAAAAKGTAWTGSPVLTGDLAQQAAQLARQAELLKLWAADDEMWEQD, from the coding sequence ATGGATTTGGATGAAGCAGAAGACTGGGCCTGGTGTGACGCACAGTTTGCCGCTATTGAAGCTTATGTCAAAGAGCAGAACATTCCGCATGGTGTGATTTGTGACTGGCCTGAATGGTATGCCGCTCCTTATGTAGGTTTATGGGCAGTGGAAGACCCAGCCGATCCGGGTTTCGTTGGGCACTGGATTTTAGCCGGTGATAGCACTGGTGCTCAGCCGCAACCTGTGGCTTTTGATTATTTAAGCGCAGAAGATGCTGCTGAACCTCGTGAAGCTTTAGCTGCTTTTGCCAAAAAATGGGCCGCATTAGCTGCAGCTGCGGCAAAAGGCACAGCCTGGACTGGCAGTCCGGTATTAACGGGTGACTTAGCTCAGCAGGCTGCCCAGTTAGCACGACAGGCAGAGCTGTTAAAGCTTTGGGCTGCTGACGATGAGATGTGGGAGCAGGATTAA